The bacterium genome includes a region encoding these proteins:
- the flgM gene encoding flagellar biosynthesis anti-sigma factor FlgM → MKISQVESGKAALKTTAPQSRILPKDRPRGLVSTRAQDAKNLSPLEQGMAVAEAAMADVPDIREDIVNKLKDQIAKGEYKIDGKEVAEMMIRRLEADRIR, encoded by the coding sequence ATGAAAATCTCTCAAGTAGAATCAGGCAAAGCAGCACTAAAAACCACTGCGCCGCAATCTCGCATATTGCCTAAGGACAGGCCAAGGGGACTGGTATCCACAAGAGCACAGGATGCAAAGAATCTGTCTCCTTTGGAGCAGGGGATGGCCGTGGCCGAAGCGGCTATGGCGGATGTCCCCGATATCCGGGAGGATATCGTCAACAAGCTGAAAGACCAGATTGCAAAGGGCGAGTATAAAATCGACGGCAAAGAAGTCGCTGAGATGATGATCAGACGTCTGGAAGCCGATAGAATAAGATAA
- a CDS encoding sugar-binding protein: protein MKRIFVVIILLSILIVAFASCGPKNGAENVTVAFVTNNVSDFWKIAQAGAQQGSTDFECKCLVQMPVQGTAGEQKRILEDLIVKGVSGIAISPVNPEKVDMLDKAAGQVNLICMDSDAPKSKRLCYVGTSNYDAGKVAGTQLMKALPNGGKVMVYVGTMDAQNAADRYKGIVDALKEGKSKIKILSIMTDNADHAKARRNVEDTLVKYSDIAGLVGLWSYNGPAIYKAVESAGKSGKVKIVCFDEDPATLEGVKKGTIFATVVQQPYKFGYESVRILAALARGDKNVIPKNKIVDTGVQVVDKSSVAKFSADLNKILGKK, encoded by the coding sequence TTGAAAAGGATATTTGTAGTAATCATATTGTTATCGATCCTAATAGTCGCATTTGCCTCATGCGGACCAAAGAATGGAGCCGAAAACGTAACTGTTGCGTTTGTCACAAACAATGTCTCCGACTTCTGGAAAATTGCTCAGGCAGGTGCCCAGCAGGGCTCCACAGACTTCGAGTGCAAATGTCTGGTCCAGATGCCCGTGCAGGGAACCGCTGGTGAACAAAAGAGAATACTCGAAGACTTGATCGTAAAGGGCGTCTCGGGCATCGCAATTTCTCCGGTGAACCCTGAAAAGGTCGATATGCTCGATAAGGCTGCTGGTCAAGTGAACTTGATTTGTATGGACTCCGATGCACCTAAGAGCAAGAGGCTCTGCTACGTCGGCACCAGCAACTATGACGCCGGCAAAGTCGCAGGGACACAGCTTATGAAAGCGCTGCCAAACGGCGGGAAGGTAATGGTCTACGTGGGCACGATGGACGCCCAGAATGCGGCAGACCGTTATAAGGGTATAGTCGATGCTCTTAAGGAAGGCAAAAGTAAAATCAAAATCCTTTCCATTATGACCGATAATGCCGACCACGCCAAGGCTCGCAGAAATGTCGAAGACACGCTGGTCAAATACAGCGATATTGCAGGTCTTGTCGGTCTCTGGAGCTATAATGGCCCGGCTATATATAAAGCCGTAGAAAGCGCAGGTAAATCCGGCAAGGTCAAAATTGTCTGCTTCGATGAGGACCCTGCCACTCTTGAAGGCGTCAAGAAAGGCACAATATTTGCAACGGTAGTCCAGCAGCCATATAAGTTCGGCTATGAATCGGTACGCATTCTTGCTGCTCTTGCTCGGGGAGACAAGAATGTCATACCAAAGAATAAAATCGTCGATACGGGGGTTCAGGTCGTCGACAAGAGCAGCGTCGCCAAGTTTTCCGCGGACCTGAACAAAATCCTCGGCAAGAAATAA